The Triticum dicoccoides isolate Atlit2015 ecotype Zavitan chromosome 6A, WEW_v2.0, whole genome shotgun sequence genome has a window encoding:
- the LOC119318425 gene encoding serine/threonine-protein kinase/endoribonuclease IRE1-like isoform X2, translating into MAPKLPWELEEFIARTPYIRDSVVTIGSKASTTFAVDADSGEIIYKHSLPAALNELAVPAGEAPSKLDVGRSSNIIVVVRTDYSLSASDLGVHLFNWTRSSFSANYYVKQSHPNMLEQSSCLQENIPCIRTDGVPIKLTLPDSSTANALVLQDVNKVTTRDGADALRQLQTLVIPQQTASKSGVALNGTQNQTVDGALVHLVPADPQANRFTNNAYGLLFPVLTLLVVLAWLVRLAYSSKSCKQFMSVLMKPFVREQKSIDLRGKSEGTSKRRKTRKKDGRANSTEIGSASDKESSGTGGSNEMLYALPDGLDGCQIGKLRVHKKEIGKGSNGTVVFEGSYDGREVAVKRLLRSHTDIAQKEIQNLIASDRDPNIVRLYGCDQDDNFVYISLERCRCSLADLIQQHTDPSFSDVEKIDVELWTQDGLPSPQLLKLMRDVVAGIVHLHSLGIIHRDLKPQNVLISKEGSLSAKLSDMGISKRLQEDMSSLSHHGTGYGSSGWQAPEQLRRASQTRAMDLFSLGCLIFYCITKGKHPFGEYYERDINIINGHFDLFVVDHIPEAVHLISLLLQPKPDERPTAVYAINHPLFWSPELRLLFLRDTSDRIEKTTETDLLNALESIGHQAFGGKWREKLDDGLVADVGRYRKYNFESTRDLLRLIRNKSGHYRELPADLKELLGSLPEGFDRYFSIRFPKLLIEVYKVMSVYCKDEEDFRKYFIGISV; encoded by the exons ATGGCACCG AAACTTCCCTGGGAATTGGAAGAGTTTATCGCTAGAACTCCATACATACGGGATTCTGTGGTTACTATTGGATCAAAAGCCTCGACAACTTTTGCCGTTGATGCTGATAGTGGTGAGATCATTTACAAGCATAGTCTGCCAGCCGCCCTGAATGAGTTAGCAGTCCCGGCTGGGGAAGCACCATCCAAGTTAGATGTTGGTAGAAGTTCTAATATCATCGTGGTTGTGAGAACCGATTATTCTCTCAGTGCATCAGATCTTGGTGTACATTTGTTTAACTGGACACGGTCTTCTTTCTCTGCAAACTACTATGTTAAACAAAGCCATCCAAATATGCTTGAACAATCATCCTGTTTGCAAGAAAATATTCCGTGCATTAGGACTGATGGTGTACCGATCAAACTTACTTTACCTGATTCCAGTACAGCCAATGCACTTGTCTTGCAAGATGTGAACAAAGTTACCACTAGGGATGGTGCTGATGCTTTGAGacaacttcaaactttggtgattccACAACAAACTGCTAGCAAGTCTGGTGTAGCCCTGAATGGCACTCAGAATCAAACTGTTGATGGTGCTCTTGTTCATCTTGTCCCTGCTGACCCCCAAGCCAACAGGTTCACTAATAATGCTTATGGATTGCTATTCCCGGTGCTTACCTTATTGGTGGTCCTTGCTTGGCTGGTGAGGTTGGCCTATTCAAGCAAGTCTTGCAAGCAATTCATGAGTGTACTTATGAAGCCATTTGTTCGTGAACAGAAATCAATAGACCTTAGAGGGAAGTCAGAGGGAACATCTAAGAGAAGGAAAACACGGAAGAAAGATGGAAGGGCCAATAGCACAGAGATCGGTTCAGCATCTGACAAAGAGAGCAGTGGAACTGGTGGGTCAAATGAGATGCTGTATGCACTCCCTGATGGCCTTGATGGATGCCAGATTGGAAAACTTCGTGTTCACAAAAAGGAAATTGGTAAAGGGAGCAATGGCACAGTTGTCTTTGAGGGTTCCTATGATGGACGTGAAGTTGCAGTGAAACGCCTGCTTCGTTCACACACTGATATAGCCCAAAAAGAGATTCAGAATCTTATTGCATCGGATCGTGATCCTAATATTGTTAGACTGTATGGCTGTGATCAGGATGACAATTTTGTTTATATTTCCCTTGAGAGGTGCCGCTGCAGCTTGGCTGATCTGATCCAACAGCATACAGATCCATCTTTTTCAGATGTTGAGAAAATAGATGTAGAACTTTGGACGCAGGATGGACTTCCTTCGCCACAACTCCTAAAGCTGATGAG AGATGTTGTCGCTGGTATTGTGCATTTGCATAGTTTAGGAATCATACATCGCGATTTGAAGCCTCAGAATGTCTTAATAAGTAAGGAGGGATCTCTCAGTGCAAAGCTTTCTGATATGGGTATCAGTAAGCGTTTGCAAGAGGATATGTCGTCTCTTAGTCATCATGGCACTG GATATGGAAGCTCCGGTTGGCAAGCACCTGAGCAGCTTCGTCGTGCTAGTCAGACTCGCGCAATGGATTTATTTAGTTTGGGCTGCCTTATTTTCTATTGTATCACTAAAGGCAAGCATCCGTTTGGTGAGTACTATGAACGGGACATAAACATTATAAACGGTCACTTTGATCTCTTCGTGGTGGATCACATTCCAGAAGCGGTGCATCTTATTTCTCTGTTGTTACAACCAAAACCAGATGAGAG ACCCACAGCGGTGTACGCGATAAATCATCCTCTCTTTTGGAGCCCTGAGTTGCGGCTTTTGTTTCTAAGAGATACCAGCGATAGAATTGAGAAAACCACTGAAACTGACCTCCTTAATGCTTTGGAAAGCATAGGGCATCAAGCTTTTGGTGGAAAATGGCGAGAAAAGTTGGATGATGGTCTGGTTGCCGATGTGGGTCGTTATAGGAAATATAATTTCGAGTCAACTCGTGACCTTCTCAGGTTGATTAGAAACAAGTCAGGACATTACAGAGAGCTTCCAGCTGATCTCAAG GAGTTACTTGGGTCACTGCCTGAGGGATTTGATCGTTATTTCTCAATCCGATTTCCAAAGCTGCTGATTGAAGTGTACAAGGTCATGTCAGTTTATTGCAAGGATGAAGAAGATTTCAGGAAATATTTCATTGGGATCTCGGTATAA
- the LOC119318425 gene encoding serine/threonine-protein kinase/endoribonuclease IRE1-like isoform X1 — translation MRSLRRVLLPLVLLSGLAFRGARFEDDADSAPAPLLLPLPLPAPQQPAPSLALPAAGGRGDEAGSTEIVPAEQPFLVRPPRRRSVPSNAVKNPDVGPGISSELRFYDNGTIQLVDRLSESPLWQFSTGPPLSKHITTTNSDLSYLIYPLDESDLVEVHNGTGVKLPWELEEFIARTPYIRDSVVTIGSKASTTFAVDADSGEIIYKHSLPAALNELAVPAGEAPSKLDVGRSSNIIVVVRTDYSLSASDLGVHLFNWTRSSFSANYYVKQSHPNMLEQSSCLQENIPCIRTDGVPIKLTLPDSSTANALVLQDVNKVTTRDGADALRQLQTLVIPQQTASKSGVALNGTQNQTVDGALVHLVPADPQANRFTNNAYGLLFPVLTLLVVLAWLVRLAYSSKSCKQFMSVLMKPFVREQKSIDLRGKSEGTSKRRKTRKKDGRANSTEIGSASDKESSGTGGSNEMLYALPDGLDGCQIGKLRVHKKEIGKGSNGTVVFEGSYDGREVAVKRLLRSHTDIAQKEIQNLIASDRDPNIVRLYGCDQDDNFVYISLERCRCSLADLIQQHTDPSFSDVEKIDVELWTQDGLPSPQLLKLMRDVVAGIVHLHSLGIIHRDLKPQNVLISKEGSLSAKLSDMGISKRLQEDMSSLSHHGTGYGSSGWQAPEQLRRASQTRAMDLFSLGCLIFYCITKGKHPFGEYYERDINIINGHFDLFVVDHIPEAVHLISLLLQPKPDERPTAVYAINHPLFWSPELRLLFLRDTSDRIEKTTETDLLNALESIGHQAFGGKWREKLDDGLVADVGRYRKYNFESTRDLLRLIRNKSGHYRELPADLKELLGSLPEGFDRYFSIRFPKLLIEVYKVMSVYCKDEEDFRKYFIGISV, via the exons ATGAGGTCGCTCCGGCGGGTCCTCCTCCCGCTCGTCCTCCTGTCGGGCCTCGCCTTCCGCGGGGCCCGCTTCGAGGACGACGCCGACTCCGCCCCTGCCCCCCTTCTCCTCCCGCTCCCCCTGCCGGCGCCGCAGCAGCCGGCGCCGTCCCTCGCGCTCCCCGCCGCCGGGGGGCGAGGGGACGAGGCGGGCTCCACGGAGATCGTCCCCGCGGAGCAGCCTTTCCTGGTCAGGCCGCCGCGCCGCCGGTCGGTGCCGTCGAACGCTGTAAAGAACCCGGATGTAGGGCCCGGCATCAg CTCTGAACTGCGATTTTATGACAATGGCACAATTCAACTTGTGGACCGTCTATCAGAATCTCCTCTGTGGCAGTTCTCCACAGGACCACCTCTGTCCAAGCACATTACCACCACAAACTCTGATTTGAGCTATCTCATATATCCTTTGGACGAGTCTGATCTCGTGGAAGTTCATAATGGCACCGGTGTG AAACTTCCCTGGGAATTGGAAGAGTTTATCGCTAGAACTCCATACATACGGGATTCTGTGGTTACTATTGGATCAAAAGCCTCGACAACTTTTGCCGTTGATGCTGATAGTGGTGAGATCATTTACAAGCATAGTCTGCCAGCCGCCCTGAATGAGTTAGCAGTCCCGGCTGGGGAAGCACCATCCAAGTTAGATGTTGGTAGAAGTTCTAATATCATCGTGGTTGTGAGAACCGATTATTCTCTCAGTGCATCAGATCTTGGTGTACATTTGTTTAACTGGACACGGTCTTCTTTCTCTGCAAACTACTATGTTAAACAAAGCCATCCAAATATGCTTGAACAATCATCCTGTTTGCAAGAAAATATTCCGTGCATTAGGACTGATGGTGTACCGATCAAACTTACTTTACCTGATTCCAGTACAGCCAATGCACTTGTCTTGCAAGATGTGAACAAAGTTACCACTAGGGATGGTGCTGATGCTTTGAGacaacttcaaactttggtgattccACAACAAACTGCTAGCAAGTCTGGTGTAGCCCTGAATGGCACTCAGAATCAAACTGTTGATGGTGCTCTTGTTCATCTTGTCCCTGCTGACCCCCAAGCCAACAGGTTCACTAATAATGCTTATGGATTGCTATTCCCGGTGCTTACCTTATTGGTGGTCCTTGCTTGGCTGGTGAGGTTGGCCTATTCAAGCAAGTCTTGCAAGCAATTCATGAGTGTACTTATGAAGCCATTTGTTCGTGAACAGAAATCAATAGACCTTAGAGGGAAGTCAGAGGGAACATCTAAGAGAAGGAAAACACGGAAGAAAGATGGAAGGGCCAATAGCACAGAGATCGGTTCAGCATCTGACAAAGAGAGCAGTGGAACTGGTGGGTCAAATGAGATGCTGTATGCACTCCCTGATGGCCTTGATGGATGCCAGATTGGAAAACTTCGTGTTCACAAAAAGGAAATTGGTAAAGGGAGCAATGGCACAGTTGTCTTTGAGGGTTCCTATGATGGACGTGAAGTTGCAGTGAAACGCCTGCTTCGTTCACACACTGATATAGCCCAAAAAGAGATTCAGAATCTTATTGCATCGGATCGTGATCCTAATATTGTTAGACTGTATGGCTGTGATCAGGATGACAATTTTGTTTATATTTCCCTTGAGAGGTGCCGCTGCAGCTTGGCTGATCTGATCCAACAGCATACAGATCCATCTTTTTCAGATGTTGAGAAAATAGATGTAGAACTTTGGACGCAGGATGGACTTCCTTCGCCACAACTCCTAAAGCTGATGAG AGATGTTGTCGCTGGTATTGTGCATTTGCATAGTTTAGGAATCATACATCGCGATTTGAAGCCTCAGAATGTCTTAATAAGTAAGGAGGGATCTCTCAGTGCAAAGCTTTCTGATATGGGTATCAGTAAGCGTTTGCAAGAGGATATGTCGTCTCTTAGTCATCATGGCACTG GATATGGAAGCTCCGGTTGGCAAGCACCTGAGCAGCTTCGTCGTGCTAGTCAGACTCGCGCAATGGATTTATTTAGTTTGGGCTGCCTTATTTTCTATTGTATCACTAAAGGCAAGCATCCGTTTGGTGAGTACTATGAACGGGACATAAACATTATAAACGGTCACTTTGATCTCTTCGTGGTGGATCACATTCCAGAAGCGGTGCATCTTATTTCTCTGTTGTTACAACCAAAACCAGATGAGAG ACCCACAGCGGTGTACGCGATAAATCATCCTCTCTTTTGGAGCCCTGAGTTGCGGCTTTTGTTTCTAAGAGATACCAGCGATAGAATTGAGAAAACCACTGAAACTGACCTCCTTAATGCTTTGGAAAGCATAGGGCATCAAGCTTTTGGTGGAAAATGGCGAGAAAAGTTGGATGATGGTCTGGTTGCCGATGTGGGTCGTTATAGGAAATATAATTTCGAGTCAACTCGTGACCTTCTCAGGTTGATTAGAAACAAGTCAGGACATTACAGAGAGCTTCCAGCTGATCTCAAG GAGTTACTTGGGTCACTGCCTGAGGGATTTGATCGTTATTTCTCAATCCGATTTCCAAAGCTGCTGATTGAAGTGTACAAGGTCATGTCAGTTTATTGCAAGGATGAAGAAGATTTCAGGAAATATTTCATTGGGATCTCGGTATAA
- the LOC119318424 gene encoding GATA transcription factor 11-like, with protein sequence MASGRFMEEMMREHEQSLLEATCGGLFDHIEDLLDFPKEDSAEDVLLLDAPVPDSPLAARVLAGGAPPPAPASLEQQQQQASLMVPPPPPAGDHSAAFLGALGDTHIGTCDELDMDMAQLEWLSGLFDDTSIPHEPAFACAAPIIRASALSANAGVVLPDKMEDALFRSSSPTSVLEDGANNVNVNMNNNNSGGSSASSTSSSASSSSESFSGSGRPWSVPLSPRPEPPVLVIPARARSKRSRASAFPAAIRAAVPAPETILVPTPMFSSTSSYSEEPECIAESNSQPKKKKKAKRPTPPVTSDAEGDADYEEGSGLAPGEVRRCMHCQIDKTPQWRAGPLGPKTLCNACGVRYKSGRLFPEYRPAASPTFVPAIHSNSHKKVVEMRQKVEPKGDDLLQFIRRRD encoded by the exons ATGGCGAGCGGGCGGTTCATGGAGGAGATGATGAGGGAGCACGAGCAGAGCCTGCTAGAGGCGACGTGCGGCGGCCTGTTCGACCACATCGAGGACCTGCTCGACTTCCCCaaggaggactcggcggaggacgtGCTGCTCCTCGACGCGCCGGTGCCTGACAGCCCCCTCGCCGCGCGCGTCCTCGCCGGCGGCGCGCCCCCGCCGGCGCCGGCctcgctggagcagcagcagcagcaggcgtcGCTCAtggtgcccccgcccccgcccgCCGGGGACCACTCCGCGGCCTTCCTCGGCGCCCTCGGAGACACCCACATTGGCACG TGCGACGAGCTGGACATGGACATGGCGCAGCTCGAGTGGCTGTCGGGGCTGTTCGACGACACCTCCATCCCGCACGAGCCGGCCTTCGCCTGCGCCGCGCCCATCATCAGGGCCTCCGCGCTGAGTGCCAACGCCGGCGTCGTGCTGCCCGACAAGATGGAGGACGCGCTCTTCCGCAGCTCCAGCCCCACCTCCGTGCTCGAGGACGGCGCGAACAATGTCAACGTGAACATGAACAACAACAACAGCGGGGGCTCCTCGGCGTCGTCGACGTCGTCGTCGGCATCGTCCTCCTCGGAGTCATTCTCCGGGAGCGGCCGCCCGTGGTCTGTGCCGCTGTCGCCGCGCCCGGAGCCGCCGGTGCTCGTCATCCCGGCGCGCGCGCGCAGCAAGCGGTCCCGCGCCTCAGCGTTCCCCGCTGCCATCCGCGCCGCTGTGCCCGCGCCCGAGACCATCCTCGTGCCGACGCCCATgttctcctccacctcctcctactcGGAGGAGCCCGAGTGCATTGCCGAGTCCAACTCgcagcccaagaagaagaagaaggccaagaggccGACCCCTCCGGTCACCTCTGATGCTGAGGGCGACGCCGACTACGAGGAAGGCAGCGGCCTCGCGCCCGGCGAGGTGCGGAGGTGTATGCATTGCCAGATCGACAAGACGCCGCAGTGGCGCGCTGGGCCGCTGGGGCCCAAGACGCTCTGCAACGCATGCGGCGTCCGCTACAAGTCCGGCCGCCTCTTCCCGGAGTACCGCCCGGCGGCCAGCCCCACCTTCGTGCCAGCCATCCACTCCAACTCCCACAAGAAGGTGGTGGAGATGCGCCAGAAGGTTGAGCCCAAGGGCGACGACCTGCTGCAGTTCATCCGCCGCCGGGATTGA